cttatcagccactcgcaactgaaaattattagcacgaacttgaattttccttcccaattttccttcccaattttccttctgagatgacggagccgactctagagtagccttctgtttaacttcggcagtcaggctctcgatggagatcagagccgaactcaaggaagcaaccggcaCTGCGACAaatggaacaaacggcgctgaaacagatggacgaacaaccggagctgcaacaacagacggaggagaggtaaccggggccggagcatatgacggaggaggtggatgtccggaggaagaaggattggaggtacgtccaccgcgagagccacggccaccaccaccacggcctgatcctgcagcattgatggatgattgttgagaatgtgcaggagatggttgactctggcgattttcgggatgatttcctccaccgcggcgagacattgtgatgaaagcagtaacaagagatagaaaacgttaaagcaaagaagaagacttaggatcgaaaatgatttgggatattttgaaagaaaaatgggtgagaagcttttaaataggaaagtgttttagaagttaaccgtctgagagtggtggggagaaggaaaaaggaacttcgaaatttcaaaaggttttttattcttttaaatagggcgtggctgtggagcttcccaatttttgttacgtaggcttttaagtaggaaagtgttaccacatttcttagaaggtaaccgtcttagaaggcttacgtaggcacatgtgtccacatttcttacctgatcaggggacgtcattacaaaaaaatcaaacaaaggggtgcgttgggaaagtcaaagttctatgtttataatccagaagatggatagtgttcgcggcgatgaaatccaagaatctacatattgaaatcagaacaatccaaaaactaagatgataaatccaatacaaaaacactgtgcgatacaatccgaaatcagaacaaaacaaaacaaaacacgtcaaacaaaacaaaaacacgttattctgcccgacgagcgttacaaaatacacatcaaacaaaataaaaacacgttattcttcccgacgagcgaactcctccgaatgaagataattataccaatcctcatcccactcagtatcaaaaccatcagcgttgatcacgcctgaagactgagtctgcacgtccgagccatggacccccaggggacgagaagcagaaccagtcaaaaccttcttcttctccttcacctccttcacctccttctttgaagaaccctttcttcccttagcgccacccattcctgcgtaaaaatgaagaaagaaaggtccatgagacctccttttataaaagaaaaaagggacacaaacttcaaagaaacaggcacaataaacaaaggcgttaaaaataaagtacttgcaaattaaaacggacactccctaccctctctagaagacgcagtcctgcgtgctggttgattgtctgacatgttcctgtaaacaattgaaatcgattaatatgcgagacaaaataaaaaacaaaaaaatttgaacttctgatacatttcagaagttcatttccgaaaactgggatggaggtgttttcggaaatgaacttccgaaacacccctgcgatggagttttctgcaacttccatggcagacccctaaaccaaacttcaaaccaaatcaaaatgcttctaaacaacctaaatactactaacaacctaaccatatatcatttatgcaattaaaaccctaaataacatgcatttgaataatatatctaaaaatttcaaaacttacaaagtgttaggattgagggcttttgaatgttgtttagcagtgtgattggagccttgatgcagctttggaattctgtttgcacaaattttcgcctttgccactttttgttttgatttagggtaaatgattgggggagggggagtgttttgataaatctgcagaaatcgcagtatttcggaagtgaacttccgaaataatgttttcggaaatgaacttccgaaataagtcaattttttcaaaaaaagacgctttcggaaatgaacttccgaagcaggggtattttggaattttcgctgggggtgacccccatagggaggtggctaaagaaattttctaaataaaaggcaaaatactctttttggtcccttcTGTTAACCTagaggttcattttggtcccttaacttcaaaaagtgtcatattggtcccttaaatcttcaaaaggtgtcattttagtcatttttgtcacattagcgacggaaaaactcaaaaattggtcgctaaatcagtcgctaatatgacaaaaaaagactaaaatgacacattttaaagagttaagggaccaatatgacactttttgaagttaaaggATCAAAATAAACTCGGAGATTAACATAAGGGACAAAAAAGATATTTTGCCTAAataaaaagagatgaaagtcaacaaaagtcaaggtGATTTGTGCTAAATACGAAACTTACAAAATGTAAAATATCTCAAATGTTTCATGTTTCACATACTAACAAATTCTCATTCATGTCATACCATTACCATCACATTATATTGTTCCATTTCACTTTTTTCACTAAGTCAATACACATTTGCAAAAGGCAAAAGTTAAAAAGCGATGAAAATATCTATTTTCATGACCATCACATAAtaagtgcatgtttggtttggcttttggTAGGGGCAAAAGCAATTTTATAggtgtagaattgattatgagggattTTAAGATGTTTAGTAaggcaaaagtagaattgattctatctCCAAAAttaattctacttgaagctagaatttgtagcttcttcctccataatcaattctaccaaactcaattctactagaatcaattCTCTCAACCACCAATTCAAACACAACCTAAGTCATTGATGCCAATTATCATGTCATCATTCCATAAATTTTTTTACAAAGTCCACAAAAgacaaaatttgaataaaaataaaagtttcaTTCATGTTTTCATCATTACATGGTCATGTAATTACGCCATACAACATCCATACCAAACTCCACGTACAAACTTTCGTTCACATCAAAACAATGCAAACTTTACAACTTCCATGACATCACAATCAAGAGATTTCACCTTCTAACAAACTTTGTAAAATTCACATATCTCTATCATAATACATACTCATACGGTTTCCCCAACCCTCACACTTTTCATCACTAATCTCACCAATTCACAATTCCCTCCAAATTCTAACAAACTTCTACACACATCATTAACACACTTACACAAATCTATCATAATTATACCCTATAAATAAAAGAGACGAGAGTGAGAAGAGGAGGCAGCCAAAATTCTAAATAATCACACTAAAAATCAAGCCACAAATCACAGAAAAATATACCAAAAATTTGTCAAAACTTGGCTTAACCGAAATCTCTCCATCTTCTTGATTCTTCATCCAATATCATATCTCCATTAACCACCTTCCTCTTCAACAAATCGAGCCCCTCCTTCTGATCGACCATCTTGTTGATTCTTTATCCAACTTCATCACAACAACAATGATTCATCATAATAACAACAATCATTTAACAttgtataacaacaacaaaacaaagtaACCAAAATCAGAATTAAAGAATCAAATAGGTGATCAGAAAAGGAGAagtgaaaaaataaaatcaagtagGAAAATACCTTGCCAAAAACTAGGAAGCTTAGCTGGAAAATTCAACGAACTGCTGGAACACTCATTGAAATCTGAAAATTCCAGATTCCGATTTGGTatgattttctcttctttttttccgGGAGATTCTTTCCACTTTGTTGCTTCTATACCATTTTAAAGCGTTTCCCCCATGCCTGTACACCTTAATCTTTGATAAATTGAGAAAAACAGTGATCACATAATATTTAAGGTTCATGTTCTTCATAGTATATTTTCTCAAAATCAATtatttgtgtttgtttgtgttgcaattttttgttttaatcgTAAACCATGAACTGATGAAACTCAGAGGTAGAGTAATGAGGGAATCATAGAATGTTTGTTTGATTTTGCTGCTTTAGGAAAATTAATTTGTGTGGTTGAATTGTTTTGTTTTGGTTGTTGTCGCTTGATTGAGAggaagaaaggagaagaagaggcgtgaatttttttcttttgtgtaTGTTGTTGGTTCGACTTTCATGGAAAAGTAAAATgggattttttttgtttcaaagagAGTACCGTGGATCCCTTGCGTTCGAACAAAACATTGTGATAGAACATTTTTTTAGTAATATCCATATCAACGAGCACTCTAACGAACTGCCTGAATGTTCTGTCAAATATGGATTTAGAGGAGGCGTTATCTACGCATATCAGAGTACCAATGCTGCTAGCGAACATGATTCTTGGCCTCCAATACTCTTGAGGTAACCCAAAAAACCTAACCCAAACCTGTGCAGAAGAGTTCTGTTAACATGTCGGATTGAAATCTCTCGACCAAGCAAACAGTTTCAGAGTACCCGGATTTAGGCTATTAGGCCAAGATGCCCTAACCCTCCTCATTTCTTCAGCACTAGAGAAGTTAAACTCATAAAATGCCTTTCCAAGAGAGAGTACTCCCCAATTTTTCATATTCGACCATAGAACAACAAGCTTTTTGCGCAGATCAAACACAACTAACGGGGACGAACGTTTTGACCATAAAATTCTACCATGGAGGTTATTCTTACATTCCTCAAGACCAACATTGTACTCATTTTCAGGGATGGTTATCGAGAGCTTTTCACCTTTAACAAGGGCTTGTGGAAGTTGAGAAGAAGGTATATCGCTTACCCCATTGAGGACTTGAGCAAAGGATTTAGGGGGGATTTCGGGAACTTCAGAAGAGGAGAGAGTTGCTGCTTGTGGAGAATTGGACCGGATTTTcggaaataaagagaaaaaatccATGGAGACAGATTAAAGGGAGGAGAGGGAGGGACCCGCCAACATGGAGTATCGTCGGAGCGCTGCTACCTAGACATCACTTACATTGCTTTTTTATGTGATATCGAATATGAAAATTTTCTAGAATACTGCACCCATTGCAAAAGGACTGGGCGTAATGTCAATGTCTGCAAGCTGCTTCTCAAGGATCATGACCATGCTCCTAAACCTCCTAAAACTATTTTTGTCCCTAAAGCCACAACACCAATACCTCCTATTATTGTGAATCCACCTGCTACTAATCACATCAGTCCTAATCCCCCTTCTACAGAGAACCTTGTTACTACTCACATCAATCTGAATTCTCATACTGCATAGAAccatactgaaggatagaaaaacacttagaaagggggggggggtttgaataagtgtagctttaaaaacttgacagataaaaataaattgcacagttatttttatcctggttcgttgttaactaaactactccagtccacccccgcagagatgatttacctcaactgaggatttaatccactaatcgcacggattacaatggttctccacttagtcagcaactaagtcttccagagtcttctgatcacacactgatcactccaggaacaactgcttagataccctctaagactttctagagtattctgatccacacgatcactctagttacaacctgcttagataccctctaagacttcctagagtattctgatccacacgatcactctagttccttacaacttaatgtaatcaattctaagagtattacaattgcttcttaaaagctataatcgcaaactgtgatatttctcttaacgtttaagcttaatctcactaatatattacaacagcaatgtagtgagctttgatgaagatgaagattctgagctttgaatagaacagagtttcagcaagttaatatgagttgttttgttcagaatcgttaaccttgcttctcatcagaacttcatatttataggcgttggagaagatgaccgttgagtgcatttaatgctttgcgtgttccgtacagcatcgcatttaatgttatacgcttttgtcaactacctcgagccttgttcacgctgtgtctactgacgttgcctttaatagcttttaacgttccttttgtcagtcagcgtagcttgccacttgtacttccttctgatctgatgtttgtgaatacaacgtttgaatatcatcagagtcaaacagcttggtgcaaagcatcttctgatcttctgaccttgaagtgcttctgtgcgtgataccatcagaacttcagtgcttctgatctcatgttcttctgatgcttccatagacccatgttctgattctgcttcgaccatcttctgatgtcttgccagaccatgttctgatgttgcatgctgaaccctttgagacaaagcttctgagcgctgaattatgcatactctttatatatttcctgaaaaggaaattgcattggattagagtaccatattatcttaagcaaaattcatattattgttatcatcaaaactaagataattgatcagaacaaatcttgttctaacaatctccccctttttgatgatgacaaaaacatatataaatgatatgaatttgcgatcagaaagagcagacggcaaaagacaaattacacagctatagcataagcatatgaatatgtctccccctgagattaacaatctccccctgagataaataatctccccctgaaataaatactcgaagaactttaataaaagacttccctgattatttcggtagagacgatcacataagcttctgtcttcagagaattcatagcttctgacttctgcttccattggacagcttcagaactagaatttctttagatccctagaacactcacagcttctgattcctgcttccatctaggacagcttcagaacttgaatttctttgatcttcagaacattcacagcttctgatttctgcttccatcggatagcttcagagctttgaatttctaccaacatcacttcatgctagatttgtatcagaacattgttgaatgtaccagagcatcatcagagcatctctacatcctgaaatgttacagaacaaaaactaaacgacaaaagtcagcatgaacgagtcagaacataaaatgtatattcgaacacatgatatgtatcagagccatataggctaaaataatgtatcagagcaaatagaattttgtcagagcaaatagacaaatatggatcaaattctattatcagtgcttctgattcattcttctttcttgcttctgatttctgaagcttgacagcacttagcttgcttcagtttccatgagcttattctttttacagaataacacttcttatggttttgcttcttgtgtttgctttgaagattctcttcacttctttatacctgcaaaacacttaaaccatatagaacttgcagttcttgttagtaaatgtgtgggagctttacccagcaactgatagattaatcaaatcatttatcatttatcttctccccctttttgtcataacatcaaaaagaatatttcaaaagattcagatgaataaaacgacaaataaaatcactggaatgtaaaaacaaagaaacttttcattgataatcaaaagatattacaaaaggttcttatgtttaacaagatgagaaacattcctagcaaatacataaaaagtcatcccaagaggaaatgactacaaaaattaaaaacaaaaccctagcaagacacattctgtgtcaacccatcaagaatccctgtggtcttcttgtcttccagactagaacctccactgtaggagagatccaagagaccaaagaggaagagagggacagttcacagacagagaactgctgttgcaaacggggctttctcttaacatagaagttaagaatatcattcttaacctcttcccataactcaagaaagtcttctgtctttgggtgaaagttgataacaacatcaaagaagaggtctgacttgagaggtattaggagagccatcccgagatatgcagagatctgccgcctttgagtcatagatcttcaacaggcttagagcatgattaagagatccagacaaaggtttcaagatgaacgctaggtttgaactaggatttttaaaaaaaaactttgtttgagcaagagaaaaaaaaacaggagagagagagaaaaaaaaaacttgatgaggaatgcaaagagatagagaaggaaaacaaagacagagtgtaatagagaaaatataagagggaaggagaagcgtttgaagagtatttaaaagaaaataaaaatgaaacaaatgatggatagcatttaatgttacgtgacatgaggagagataataaagacaaatgaggtgactagcacagttacctatggtcggcgtcccttcaactgcacgcgcgcttatccatgaacagtaatgacaggtttaccatcccgagataaaacgtcacagctgttttgctttaaaagaggttctgaatcaacttagacaatgaaacgttagtaataaccgaatcataatttctaaaagatttcaatcagaacttctgataaaaaaaatccacattcatttcagaagatactcatacgtaagaacttctcatcttctcattctgggcataaatccatactgatgttcttcagaatgaacttaaacctatcttcagccaggggttttgtaaagatatcagcccattgatggtctgtatccacaaagtttaaagatataacacccttctgaacatagtcccttatgaaatgatgtttaatctcaatatgtttagcctttgaatgaagaataggattcttagataaacatatagcagaagtattatcacagaatataggaatgttactctcatatatctgataatcttctaactgactcttcatccagagcatctgtgtactgcaaccagcaacagcgacatattctgcttctgttgttgatagagcaatagttgcttgcttcttgctataccaggagatcaaatgacttccaagaaattggcaacttcctgaagtactctttctttcaattctgtctccagcatagtcagcatcgcagaatcctactaagttgtattctttagattttctgtaaactaagccaacattagtagtacctttcagataccttagaattctcttaacagcagttaaatgagattctctaggatctgattggaatctagcacacaaacaaacactgaacagaatgtcaggtctagaagcagtcaaatatagaagagatccaatcatacctctgtataacttctgatctaccttcttacttacctcatccttacctaggatgcatgttggatgcataggagttttggcttctttgcagtctagaagattaaacttcttcagaagttccttcacatacttggtttggtgaacatacgttccttctgatgtttgatttatttgtattccaaggaaatacttgagttctcccatcatgctcatttcaaactcagcctgcatagactcagcaaactcctttccaagtgtagcattagatgttccaaaaataatatcatctacatatatttgacaaattaaaatatcccttttaaaggttttacaaaagagagtagtgtccacttttcctctagtgaaaccattatccagaaggaaagaacttaagcgttcataccaagctctgggagcttgtttcaatccatacaacgatttctttagtttaaaaacatgattaggagacatagagtcttcaaaaccaggaggttgatggacataaacttcttcatctatataaccatttaagaaggcactcttaacatccatctgatagagagtgatgttatgttgagtggaaaatgaaattaatagacgaatagattctaacctggccactggtgtaaaggtttatgtatagtcaatcccttcttgctgactataaccctgagccaccagtctggctttgatccttaccacttcacctttctcactgagcttgtttctgaagacccattttgtaccgattatattgaatccatctggtctaggaacaagatcccaaacatcattccttgtaaactgattcagttcttcttgcatagcaattatccagtctggatcttctagagcatgatcaacagaagttggctcgatcaaagatacaaggcctaattgacagtctgcattgttcttaaggaatgctcttgttctgattggatcatccttctttccaagaatgacatcttctgaatgaccagagatgagtctggatgatcttctgacagatggttcttcagaaatgcttagattctccagagaagctgatacttgatcttcagattctttgcttctgagaagctctgcttctgatgcgttgcttcttggctcaacaacttctgatatatcaatatcacaatctgcaaaattatcaaactactttggtttttcagaaccaagcttatcatcaaacctgatattgattgattcttccacaatcaatgtttcagtattgtatactctgtagccttttgagcgttcagaatatccaagaaggaaacatttttgtgctttggaatcaaacttaccaagatgatctttagtgttcagaataaagcatacacatccaaaaggatggaaatatgaaatgttgggctttttattcttccacaattcataaggagtcttatttagaataggtctgatagagattctattctgaatatagcatgcagtgtttattgcttctgcccagaaatgcttagccatattggtttcattgatcatggttctggccatttcttgcagagtcctattctttcgttctacaactccattttgctgtggagttctaggacaagagaaatcatgggcaataccattttctttgaagaattcttcaaaggatctgttctcaaattcaccaccatgatcacttctgacctttatgattttacactctttttcagattgaatctgaatgcagaaatcaaagaacactgaatgagactcatccttgtgtttcaagaattttacccacgtccagcggctataatcatctatgatgactaatccatatttcttccctctgacagatgctgttttgactgggccaaacagatcaatgtgcaagagttctaatggccttgaggtagaaacaacattcttggacttgaatgcaggtttggagaacttgcccttctgacatgcttcacaaagagcatctgatttgaatttcagattagggagtcctctgacaagatccagtttgttaatctgagaaatctttctcaaactagcatgacctaatcttctgtgccagacccactgctcttcagaaacagacataagacaagtcaccttctgactcataagatcttgcagatctgtcttataaatgttgttcttcctcttgcctgtaaataggattgagccatccttctgatttacagccttgcaagacttttgattaaagattatatcataaccattgtcactcaattgactgatagataagaggttatgtgttaatccttctacaagaagtacattagagatggaaggagagttaccagactttatagttccagagccaattatcttgcccttctgatctcctccaaacttgacttctcctccagacttaagcaccaggtcttggaacatagaccttcttcctgtcatgtgtcgtgagcatccagagtccaggtaccacgacatgttgtgctttgtcctttttgcagccaaggatatctgcaataggaataatcttatccttaggtacccacattttcttgggtcctttcttgttagattttctcaagttctgattgaacttgggtttaacattgtaagcaataggaggaacagcatgataatttttaatgtgagtttcatgatatttcctaggttgtgtcacatgctttttggtgtgtgttatgtgaaaactttgagcatgtgaagtgtgcctaatatcatgggagtggccatacttgaactgatcatacaatggcttgtatgtgaatttcatttcatcaacaggttcaagtttgtatggggtttcaccctcaaaaccaatgccgactcttttgtttccagacacagcatatatcatagaagctagctgacttctgccaatacttctagataagaacttcctgaaacttaaatcatattctttcagaatatggtttagactaggagtggatttttctgaatcaaaaggagatccaacgttattggataattttaaaagtttttcttttaattcagaattctccaactcaagcttctttgtttcaaattcaaatagctttttcagctttttgtatttgagactaatctgagacttgaattccagaagttctgttagaccggaaactaactcatctctagtaagttcagagaatacctcttcagaatctgattctgatgtagattctgatccgtcatcttctgtcgccatcagcgcacagttagcctgctcatcttcagagtctgaatcatcttctgactcatcccaggttgccataagacctttcttcttatgaaacttcttcttgggattttccttctgaagttttggacattcattcttgaagtgtccaggctcattgcattcatagcacatgaccttcttcttgtcaaatct
The DNA window shown above is from Vicia villosa cultivar HV-30 ecotype Madison, WI unplaced genomic scaffold, Vvil1.0 ctg.001057F_1_1, whole genome shotgun sequence and carries:
- the LOC131632971 gene encoding uncharacterized protein LOC131632971, producing the protein MDFFSLFPKIRSNSPQAATLSSSEVPEIPPKSFAQVLNGVSDIPSSQLPQALVKGEKLSITIPENEYNVGLEECKNNLHGRILWSKRSSPLVVFDLRKKLVVLWSNMKNWGVLSLGKAFYEFNFSSAEEMRRVRASWPNSLNPGTLKLFAWSRDFNPTC